GACAGCTTCTCCCAGCCGGGGTTCGAGTACGGCAGGATCGAGGCGAGGAAGTCGTAGGTGCGCGTGAACGCCTTGGCCTTCCCCTTGAAGTCGACCTGACCGTCTTCGTCGAGCCGCTCCAGGTACACAGAGACGCACGCGTCCAGGATCGGGTCGAGCTTGTCGCGTTGCGCGCCGCCGAGGAATAGCGCGCTGATCTCCTCCACCTGCTCCGGCGAGTAGACCTGCCAGCCGTCGAGCGCCGCCTTCAGGTCGTGGAGCTTGTTGGGGTCCGTCTCTTCGCTGAGGACCGTCGTGCGGTAGTAGTCGGCGAAGGCCTTGGTGATCCCCTCGACGTCGTTCTGGAAGTCGAGCACGAACACGTCGTGCTTGTCGGGATGCCCGCGGTTCAGGCGCGAGAGCGTCTGCACCGCCTTGATGCCCGAGAGCCCCTTGTCGACGTACATCGTGTGGAGCAGCGGCTCGTCGTAGCCGGTCTGGAACTTGTCGGCGCAGATGAGGAACCGGTAAGGGTCCTCCTGGATGCGGTCCGGGATCTCCGACGACGGAAAGCCGTTGAGCGACGACTCGGTCACCTTTCCTTCCCCGAAGTCGTGCTCGCCCGAGAACGCGACGATCGCGCGGTACGGGCTTTTCCGCTCGGCGAGGTAGTCCGTGAAGGCGGCGTAGTACTGCACCGCCCGCTCGATGCCGTTGGTCACGACCATCGCGCGAGCCTGCCCCTTCATCTTCCCGAGCGCGACCACCTGCTCGTGGAAGTGATCGACCATGATCTCGGCTTTCAGCCGGATCGCGGTGTCATGGCTCTCGACGTAGCGGCGCAGCTTCTTGCGCGCCTTCTTCACGTCGAACTCTGGGTCGCCGTCGATGGTCTTGACCAGTTTGTAGTAGCTGTTGACCGGCGTGTACGACTTCAGCACGTCGAGGATGAAGCCCTCCTGCACGGCCTGCTTCATCGTGTAGCTGTGGAATGGCCGGTGCTGGACCTTGCCCTCGGCGTCGGGCGGGAGTGCGTCGCCGAAGATCTCCAGCGTCTTGTTCTTGGGCGTCGCGGTGAACGCGAAGTAGCTCGCGTTGGTGAGCATCTTGCGCGCGTCCATACGCCGCTGGAGCTCGTCGTTGACGACGTCCTCGGGGTCGTCGGCCACCTCCGCGAGGGCTTCGCTCATCGCCGAGGCGGTCTTTCCGCCCTGGCTGGAGTGCGCCTCGTCGATGATAATCGCGAAGCGTCGCCCGCGATGCGCGTCACCGATCTCCTTGAGGAGGAACGGGAACGTCTGGACGGTGCTGATGATGATCTTCTTGCCCGACTCTAGGAACTTCGAGAGTTGCTGGGTCTTCGACGTGCCGGACCCGGTGACCGCGCCGATCACCGCGCTCACCTGGGCGAACTGCTTGATGTTCGCTTGGATCTGCTCGTCGAGGATTCGGCGGTCGGTGACGACGATGATCGAGTCGAAAGCGTCCTTGCCGTCGCTCTGCTTCACCGCGATGAGCTGATTGGCGAGCCACGCGATCGAGTTGGACTTACCGCTGCCCGCCGAGTGCTGGACGAGGTAGCGCCGCCCGGCGCCGACCTTGCTCACGTTGGCGAGGAGCTTGCGGACCACGTCGAGTTGGTGGAAGCGCGGGAAGACCTGCTTCTGCTTCTTCTTGCCCGAGCGGCGGTCGGTCTCCTCGACGATCTGCGCGTAGTTCTCGAGGATGTCGGTCAGCCCGCGCGGCGTGAGGACCTCCTCCCAGAGGTACGAGGTCTTGAGCCCGTTCGGGTTCGGCGGGTTGCCGGCGCCGTCGTTGTAGCCCTTGTTGAACGGGAGGAACCACGAGCCCTTGCCCTTGATCTCGGTGCAGAACCGAACCTCGCTGTCATCGACGGCGAAGTGGACGACGCAGCGGCCGAACGCGAACAACGGCTCGCGCGGATCCCGGTCACGGCGGTACTGCTCGACCGCGTCCTCGACAGTCTGCTTGGTGAGGCTGTTCTTCAGCTCGAAGGTCGCGATGGGCAGGCCGTTGATGAACAAGCCTAGGTCGAGGGCGCGCCGCGTCTCGTCCCGGCTGTAGGCGAGCTGCCGCGTGACGCTGAATCGGTTGCACGCGAAGCGCTCGGCGGCCTTGTCGTTGCCCGGCGAGGGGGTGCCGTAGAAGAGATCGAGGTGCAGCGGGCCGTGGTCGATGCCCTTGCGCAGCACGTCGATGACACCGCGCTTGCCGACCTCCTTCTCGAGCCGCGCGAGGAACTGGCGGCGCGTCGGCGTGTCGGTCTCGAGCGAGAGCTTCTCGACGAGTTCGGGTTGCGTGGCCAACACGAAGCCACGGAGCTGGACGAGGTCTACGCAGGCGCCGCGGTCGTAGTGCTTGGGGTCGCCGAGGATCCAGCCGGTACCGCCGGCGACCGGCGTCGAGGTTTCGCTCGCCACATGCGGCGGCGAGAGCAGGGCGATCCGACCGGTCATCGAACGGACGATGAGGCCTTCGAGGCCCTTCTCGGAGGTGTCCGTGGTCATGCTGCCTCGTTGTCTTGATCGTCGAGGCCATCGTCGCTGTCGTCACCCAACAACTCGGCGGGCCCATCGTCCTCCACGGGGGGCAGACTCGCAGCCGCAGCGCGCACGTCCAGTTGGCCGGTCACGACGTCCGCGACCAACTGCGCTCGGAATTGTTGAACAGCGGCAATCTCACGCTCCACAGAGCGACGAACGTCTGCTTCCACAGCCACATACTCAGCAACTCGCTGCTGCTCGACGAGAGGAGGGATGGGGATCTTCTCCTTCCCAAGCGCTCGGTCATTAAGCGGACGATTACGACCTGCCGCCCCTCGTGAGTTGACGTCCAGAAGGAGTTCGCCGTACCCGCTGCGAAGTAATGCCCAGAGGTACGGCGTGAGTGCGGCCTCAGGCTTTCCTCGAAGGATCGGGTAGCGATGGGAGACGATAGTTCCCCGATCAGCTTCCGCTGCAATCGCGACGGCACCTTCCCAAGCGAACTGCCCACTGATTACGAGGTCGCCAGGTTCCACCCAGAAGAACTCGGAGTCGCCGAGGTGTTCGCCGAGCTGCGGTGGCTTGTGGAAGATTCCCCGTCCGCGATTTCGAAGGCCCAGCCTGATGTAAGACGCACTGCGTTCGCGAGAGACTGGCCGAAAAACTGAGGTCGTGACGAGAGCGAGCCGAGCCGTCTGCGCAGCGTACTTCCAAGAGACCTCGTCGGTTATGGATGCGCGTGCATCGCTGGCGGCGCGGATGACTTTCTTCTTGGCGCGAACGTAATCGTCGACTCGTCGATTTTCATGCGCGAGGAAACGAACGATCGCGGCTTGCTCGTCGCGTGGCGGTATGATCAGCGGCGCGCGAAAGAACGCCTCGGGGTACATTCGAAGACGTGACGAGTGGATTCCCGTGGATCTCGACGTGTACTCCGCGACGTAGTTCGAAGTGCGAAGTAGGTGATCGGCGTACTTGGGGAGAAGGGATGCCGAACGTCGTTGGCGGTAGACCGCGTATGCCGGGCTTACGATTCCGGAGTACGGAGAGACACCTAGGGCGCCCATCCATGCCCACATCGTGTTCACAACCAAGTCGTCGGGTTGGCATCGCTTGTGCCCGACATTCGACTTCGCGAGGAACATGGTCGCGTTGATGTCGCTACGACGGCGAACGCCAGAGATATGTGAGACGGAGAGGAGTGTCTCCTTCCCCGACGAAGACTTGTCGTCGACTTCGTAGAACACGCCCTTCGCCCGCAAGGTGGTCCAGTGTTCGGGAATCGGGGTGGGGTGGAGCAGCCCGCTGTTTCGATATGCCTCGTACGGCTTCAACCCATCGATCACGCTGCACCTCGCTTGAGGAGGCCAGCCAGAAGCCCTTCGGCTTCGTGCCGTGCAGCCAGAAGTTCAGCGCCAAGCTCGTCCAAGTTGCGAACTGCCGTCGGTCGGTAGAAGTGACGCGCGAAGCTCACCTCATAGCCGATCTGCGTCTTCTCCTCGTCGACCCACGCATCCGGCGTGTACGGCAGAACCTCGCGCTTGAGGAATGCCTCGATGCCTCCCTCCTCAAGGAGCGGCACCTGCTCGCTGTCGCGCAGGTCGCTGTCGGGCTCGTATTCGACGACGCAGCGCTTGCCGTCGATGGTCGCCTCGAACCGGCCATGCAGCGGTTCGGGTGTGGCCTTGCCCGGCTTGTGGACCTTCGACATCACGGGCGGCGCGGACTCGTCGCGCCAGCTTACGGCACGCAGGAGCTGTTTCAGGTCGGCGGCTCCGAGCTTGATTCCGGCCTTGTCGAGCGCATCGGCGACCTTGCGGCGGAACTCGTTGTGGTCAGTGAACACGCCGTCCCCAAGCGCCTTCTTCAGCTTCGTGGCGGCCTCGACGAGTCGCCCGTCGCGCTCCCAGGTCTTCGGGTCGAGCAGCTTCTTTTTCTTCTTCTCGGGCAGGCCCTTCTTGGTCGCCTCCTCATCACCCTCGTCTTCGTCAACCGCATCGCCCGCGCCCCACTCGGCCAGCCGCTTCTCGAGCGCGGCCTTCACCTTGGCGAAGTCGTCGAAGAGCGCGTCGCCCAACTCGTCATAGAGCACGCTGCGGATGTCCTCGTCGCCCGAGGCGAAGCGCAGCGTCTCAATGGCCTTCGTCGTAAGCTGGCTGTGCAAACGCAGCGGGCGCTCGACGGTCACCTTCCGATAGCCGAAGGCCTCGTTGGCGAAGACCTTGGCCTGCTCGGTGTCGGCGAAGGCGTCGTACGCCGCCATCACTCGCTGTACGTCCTCGTCCGACAGCTCGCAGCTCTTTTCTCCGAGGTTCTTGCGCAGGGGCTTGAACCACTGCGTGGCGTCGATGAGCTGCACCTTGCCCTTGCGCGGCCCAGCCTTCCTGTTCGAGAGCACCCAGACGTAGGTCGCGATACCGG
This genomic stretch from Myxococcus fulvus harbors:
- a CDS encoding type I restriction endonuclease subunit R, which encodes MTTDTSEKGLEGLIVRSMTGRIALLSPPHVASETSTPVAGGTGWILGDPKHYDRGACVDLVQLRGFVLATQPELVEKLSLETDTPTRRQFLARLEKEVGKRGVIDVLRKGIDHGPLHLDLFYGTPSPGNDKAAERFACNRFSVTRQLAYSRDETRRALDLGLFINGLPIATFELKNSLTKQTVEDAVEQYRRDRDPREPLFAFGRCVVHFAVDDSEVRFCTEIKGKGSWFLPFNKGYNDGAGNPPNPNGLKTSYLWEEVLTPRGLTDILENYAQIVEETDRRSGKKKQKQVFPRFHQLDVVRKLLANVSKVGAGRRYLVQHSAGSGKSNSIAWLANQLIAVKQSDGKDAFDSIIVVTDRRILDEQIQANIKQFAQVSAVIGAVTGSGTSKTQQLSKFLESGKKIIISTVQTFPFLLKEIGDAHRGRRFAIIIDEAHSSQGGKTASAMSEALAEVADDPEDVVNDELQRRMDARKMLTNASYFAFTATPKNKTLEIFGDALPPDAEGKVQHRPFHSYTMKQAVQEGFILDVLKSYTPVNSYYKLVKTIDGDPEFDVKKARKKLRRYVESHDTAIRLKAEIMVDHFHEQVVALGKMKGQARAMVVTNGIERAVQYYAAFTDYLAERKSPYRAIVAFSGEHDFGEGKVTESSLNGFPSSEIPDRIQEDPYRFLICADKFQTGYDEPLLHTMYVDKGLSGIKAVQTLSRLNRGHPDKHDVFVLDFQNDVEGITKAFADYYRTTVLSEETDPNKLHDLKAALDGWQVYSPEQVEEISALFLGGAQRDKLDPILDACVSVYLERLDEDGQVDFKGKAKAFTRTYDFLASILPYSNPGWEKLSILLNFLIPKLPAPKEEDLSKGILESIDMDSYRVEKQALQKLQLPDDEGVVEPVPVAGGGRKAEAELDRLSNILKSFNEQFGTLFEDADRVARRFREDIAPKVAADPAYQNAKRNTPQTARIEHDKALSKVMLELLKDDTEVYKQFVQNASFKRFVTDMVFGLTSGSATSTTGKQPSSRPPSRHQALEERLAQSSDARERLGAVLLGQLERNRRITLGDAIRAAEKLSLGDDDALAAVERLARPQTASLQRFYVDRSGSQARIVSADEVRERSAKATDSRREWASVVEVVWAVNEGDAIAGGAA
- a CDS encoding restriction endonuclease subunit S yields the protein MIDGLKPYEAYRNSGLLHPTPIPEHWTTLRAKGVFYEVDDKSSSGKETLLSVSHISGVRRRSDINATMFLAKSNVGHKRCQPDDLVVNTMWAWMGALGVSPYSGIVSPAYAVYRQRRSASLLPKYADHLLRTSNYVAEYTSRSTGIHSSRLRMYPEAFFRAPLIIPPRDEQAAIVRFLAHENRRVDDYVRAKKKVIRAASDARASITDEVSWKYAAQTARLALVTTSVFRPVSRERSASYIRLGLRNRGRGIFHKPPQLGEHLGDSEFFWVEPGDLVISGQFAWEGAVAIAAEADRGTIVSHRYPILRGKPEAALTPYLWALLRSGYGELLLDVNSRGAAGRNRPLNDRALGKEKIPIPPLVEQQRVAEYVAVEADVRRSVEREIAAVQQFRAQLVADVVTGQLDVRAAAASLPPVEDDGPAELLGDDSDDGLDDQDNEAA